A genome region from Defluviimonas aquaemixtae includes the following:
- a CDS encoding glycosyltransferase domain-containing protein: protein MGLVLYSAHYGAADPVNPVVFGGFGACRRVLFTDKPDLIMPGVEVIHDPLDGLDPARASRRAKLMPHRYFPDEEWSIWVDNKSRLKRDPRQVLAALQAQSDAAFFAFAHFRRDCVYQEGQAVRENGLDEHRVVRERMRTYRAEGMPERAGLIEGHFIVRRHNDPTAARFGERWFEHVLRHSRRDQISFPYLVWKLGLRYDFITALDWKETVQFSVFDRKARRTDFPRHNRLYQKARRLYHALRRRRAG from the coding sequence ATGGGCCTGGTTCTATACAGCGCGCATTACGGCGCGGCGGATCCGGTGAATCCCGTCGTGTTCGGCGGCTTCGGGGCCTGCCGCCGGGTGCTTTTCACCGACAAGCCGGACCTCATCATGCCGGGCGTCGAGGTGATCCACGACCCCTTGGACGGACTTGATCCCGCGCGCGCCTCGCGGCGCGCGAAGCTCATGCCGCATCGATACTTCCCAGATGAGGAATGGTCGATCTGGGTCGACAACAAGTCGAGGCTGAAGCGCGACCCGCGGCAGGTTCTGGCTGCGCTTCAGGCGCAATCGGATGCCGCATTCTTCGCGTTTGCCCATTTCCGGCGCGACTGTGTTTACCAGGAGGGTCAAGCGGTCCGGGAAAACGGGCTCGACGAGCACCGCGTCGTGAGGGAGAGGATGCGCACCTATCGCGCCGAAGGGATGCCTGAGCGAGCGGGATTGATCGAGGGGCACTTCATCGTCCGCCGCCACAATGACCCGACGGCCGCCCGTTTCGGCGAACGCTGGTTCGAACATGTCCTGCGCCATTCACGGCGCGACCAGATCTCGTTTCCCTATCTCGTCTGGAAACTCGGGCTCCGCTACGATTTCATTACTGCGCTCGACTGGAAGGAAACGGTGCAGTTTTCGGTCTTCGACCGAAAGGCCCGCAGAACCGACTTTCCGCGCCACAACCGCCTCTACCAAAAGGCGCGGAGGCTTTACCATGCCTTGCGCCGAAGGCGGGCCGGATGA
- the yghX gene encoding YghX family hydrolase, producing MTRLTAKDFAPEILELYDFYAHGLITKREFLDRAGKYAVGGLTAAAILGAMSPNYALAEQVSFNDPDLRPEYIMYPSPNGHGEVRGYLVRPSAAEGKLPSVVVVHENRGLNPYIEDVARRLAKDGFMALAPDGLTSVGGYPGNDDDGRDLQKTVDGTKLMNDFFAAVEFLMGHEGSTGNVGIVGFCYGGGVSNAAAVAYPELKAAVPFYGRQPGAEDVPKINASLMLHYAGLDERINEGWPEYEAALKAAGTDYQAFIYEDVNHGFHNDSTPRYDEAAAELAWGRTVDFFREKLG from the coding sequence ATGACACGTCTGACGGCCAAGGATTTCGCACCCGAGATTCTGGAACTCTACGACTTCTATGCCCACGGATTGATCACAAAGCGCGAATTCCTCGACCGTGCCGGGAAGTATGCGGTCGGCGGGCTGACGGCTGCGGCAATCCTCGGGGCAATGAGCCCGAACTACGCGCTCGCCGAACAGGTGAGCTTCAACGACCCCGACCTCCGGCCTGAATACATCATGTATCCCTCGCCGAACGGCCATGGCGAGGTGCGCGGATATCTGGTGCGTCCCTCTGCGGCGGAAGGAAAGCTTCCGTCGGTCGTCGTCGTTCACGAGAACCGGGGGCTCAACCCCTATATCGAGGATGTCGCGCGGCGCCTTGCCAAGGACGGCTTCATGGCGCTCGCACCGGACGGGCTTACCTCGGTCGGCGGCTATCCGGGAAACGACGATGACGGACGGGACCTTCAGAAGACTGTCGACGGAACCAAGCTGATGAACGATTTCTTTGCGGCCGTGGAGTTCCTGATGGGCCACGAGGGCTCGACCGGGAACGTGGGGATCGTCGGTTTCTGCTATGGCGGCGGCGTGTCGAACGCGGCGGCGGTGGCCTATCCCGAACTGAAGGCGGCCGTCCCGTTCTATGGCCGCCAGCCAGGGGCGGAGGACGTGCCGAAGATCAACGCCTCGCTGATGCTCCACTATGCCGGGCTCGACGAGCGGATCAACGAAGGTTGGCCAGAGTACGAGGCGGCGCTGAAGGCGGCGGGAACCGACTATCAGGCGTTCATCTACGAGGACGTCAACCACGGCTTCCACAACGATTCAACTCCGCGCTACGACGAGGCAGCGGCGGAGCTCGCCTGGGGGCGGACGGTCGACTTCTTCCGCGAGAAGCTCGGCTGA
- a CDS encoding methyltransferase domain-containing protein, producing the protein MSDPYSNLASEEDSIQARIADAMDARCLEPAQIAIRKEYLSDLALPDSAYAVEFGSGTGHVTRDLIAIAGVPRAHGIEPSPVMVKRAKERFAAQPGLSFEIGDAKRTGLEDASVDLVLMHTLLCHVPDPEKVVREAFRVLKPGGTLAVCDGDYDTATTQIADFDPLDQIVRFMINQNVTNLWIMRQITDLLRDCGFELGKRRGHSYVAEGDAAYFLTVIDRGADRMAETGVLFPDTAEALKAESRRRLTANRFFGFMSYVSQIARKPGTP; encoded by the coding sequence ATGTCAGATCCATATTCAAACCTTGCCTCTGAAGAAGACTCAATTCAGGCACGTATTGCAGACGCCATGGATGCGCGATGCCTCGAACCTGCGCAGATAGCCATCCGGAAAGAGTATCTGAGCGATTTGGCGCTTCCTGACAGCGCATACGCGGTCGAGTTTGGTTCCGGCACGGGCCACGTTACGCGCGACCTGATTGCCATTGCCGGTGTCCCGCGCGCACACGGCATCGAACCCTCACCCGTCATGGTGAAGCGGGCAAAAGAGCGCTTCGCCGCCCAGCCTGGTCTCAGTTTTGAGATCGGTGACGCCAAGCGCACGGGTCTGGAAGACGCTTCGGTGGACCTCGTTCTGATGCACACTTTGCTTTGTCATGTTCCCGATCCGGAGAAGGTTGTCCGCGAGGCATTTCGCGTGCTGAAACCCGGTGGAACCTTGGCCGTCTGCGACGGTGACTACGATACGGCGACTACCCAAATTGCCGATTTCGATCCGTTGGACCAGATCGTTCGCTTCATGATTAACCAAAACGTGACGAATCTTTGGATCATGCGCCAGATCACGGACTTGCTGAGAGATTGTGGATTCGAATTGGGAAAGCGGCGCGGACACAGTTACGTTGCAGAGGGTGATGCCGCGTATTTCTTGACCGTAATCGACCGGGGTGCGGACCGGATGGCGGAAACCGGTGTCCTCTTTCCCGATACCGCCGAGGCCCTGAAGGCCGAGTCGAGACGTCGGCTAACCGCCAACAGGTTCTTCGGCTTCATGTCCTATGTGAGCCAAATCGCGCGCAAACCCGGCACACCCTGA
- a CDS encoding YdeI/OmpD-associated family protein — MNKTADHLEFKAKILRKQDDLPRYVVLPRKAWAAYPVGFAAEVSINGGAPFRRHVRPWGKGREALFLNLTSRQCRDAGVDTGAVCTFALTRAPEIPPDLDAAIAADVGARDAWERLAPLLRRRWAETVWEAKGADTRRRRIARAIEALRRSDGV, encoded by the coding sequence TTGAACAAGACGGCGGATCATCTTGAATTCAAGGCGAAAATCCTGCGCAAACAGGACGATCTGCCGAGATATGTCGTTTTGCCGCGCAAAGCGTGGGCCGCGTATCCGGTAGGGTTTGCCGCCGAGGTGTCGATCAATGGCGGCGCGCCCTTCCGGCGCCATGTGCGGCCTTGGGGCAAGGGGCGTGAGGCGCTCTTCTTAAACCTGACCAGTCGGCAGTGCCGCGACGCCGGGGTCGACACTGGGGCCGTCTGCACCTTTGCACTCACCCGTGCCCCTGAGATCCCGCCTGACCTCGACGCGGCGATCGCGGCGGATGTCGGCGCGCGCGACGCCTGGGAGCGGCTTGCACCCTTGCTGAGACGCCGATGGGCCGAGACGGTCTGGGAGGCCAAAGGCGCCGACACGCGGCGACGGCGGATTGCCAGGGCGATCGAGGCGCTGAGAAGGTCGGACGGGGTGTGA
- a CDS encoding caspase family protein codes for MPIPRHPGYTFLKRSVRTVSGRGGVDPMRKYRLSGLILAVLVLAVQSHARAADRLGLVVGMAAYEHIAPLKNTVNDARAIADTLERIGFNVVTLTDATQDELLSTLAEFSFRAETADLALIYFAGHGVEVQGENFLIPVDAAVRSNRDVAARSVSLKDLLGAVDRARKMRIVILDSCRDNPFGDVIAPASDPAKGAGVGRGGGGLAAPAPDRGTLVAFAARDGEIALDGDGDNSPFALALADTLARPGLEISLMFRQVRDAVLAATGNRQEPHTYGSLPGAPFYLAGAPELRGEIDVADRRVAWSRIRPDQASQLTRLASEGDTRSMLGVAYMRLDPEGRDYAPSDAAKWLEEAAGAGSAEAQFELAKLYETGLGVDADPARALALHQEAAAQGFADAINDLGFLQYHGGLGLPRNVDKALEHFERAADLRHPQAMFNFAALIDDGLVPGKGSDEAARYLYGALRAGSAEVFALLTERPTMFKDATRRALQAELRRHEFYKGAIDGDFGPGTQRSIRTAYGLGGTEAGP; via the coding sequence ATGCCAATCCCGCGTCATCCGGGCTATACTTTCCTCAAGCGATCCGTCCGCACCGTATCAGGGAGGGGTGGTGTCGATCCCATGCGAAAGTACCGTCTTTCCGGCCTTATCCTTGCCGTGTTGGTCCTCGCCGTCCAGTCCCACGCGCGCGCGGCGGACCGGCTGGGCCTGGTCGTGGGCATGGCAGCTTACGAACATATCGCGCCCCTGAAGAACACGGTCAACGACGCCCGGGCGATAGCGGACACGTTGGAGCGGATCGGCTTCAACGTGGTGACGCTGACCGACGCGACGCAGGACGAACTTCTGTCCACGCTGGCAGAGTTCTCGTTCCGCGCCGAGACGGCCGATCTGGCGCTCATCTACTTCGCGGGGCACGGCGTCGAGGTGCAGGGCGAGAACTTCCTTATCCCGGTCGATGCCGCCGTCAGGTCGAACCGCGACGTGGCGGCGCGGTCTGTGTCACTGAAGGACCTGCTCGGCGCCGTCGACAGGGCGCGCAAGATGCGGATCGTCATCCTCGACAGCTGCCGCGACAACCCATTCGGCGACGTAATCGCGCCGGCGTCCGACCCCGCCAAGGGCGCCGGCGTGGGGCGCGGGGGTGGCGGTCTTGCCGCCCCCGCGCCTGATCGCGGCACGCTCGTCGCCTTCGCGGCGCGCGACGGCGAGATCGCGCTCGACGGCGACGGAGACAATAGCCCCTTCGCGCTTGCGCTCGCCGACACGCTGGCTCGGCCCGGGCTGGAGATCAGCCTGATGTTCCGCCAGGTACGGGATGCCGTCCTCGCCGCGACCGGCAACCGGCAGGAGCCGCATACTTACGGCTCGCTGCCTGGAGCGCCCTTCTACCTGGCCGGCGCGCCCGAACTGCGCGGGGAGATCGACGTCGCCGACCGCCGCGTCGCCTGGTCGCGTATCCGCCCCGATCAGGCCAGTCAGCTCACTAGACTGGCCAGCGAAGGCGACACGCGGTCGATGCTTGGCGTAGCCTATATGCGGCTCGACCCCGAGGGCCGCGACTACGCGCCAAGCGATGCCGCGAAATGGCTCGAGGAGGCGGCCGGGGCCGGCTCGGCGGAGGCACAGTTCGAGCTTGCGAAGCTCTACGAAACCGGGCTCGGGGTCGACGCCGACCCAGCCCGGGCGCTGGCGCTGCACCAGGAGGCCGCGGCGCAGGGCTTCGCGGACGCGATCAACGATCTCGGTTTCCTGCAATATCACGGCGGTCTGGGCCTGCCGCGCAACGTGGACAAGGCGCTGGAACATTTCGAACGCGCCGCCGACCTGCGCCATCCGCAGGCGATGTTCAACTTCGCCGCGCTGATCGATGACGGGCTGGTTCCCGGCAAGGGATCGGACGAGGCGGCTCGCTATCTCTACGGAGCGCTCAGGGCAGGCAGTGCCGAGGTGTTCGCGCTGCTGACCGAAAGGCCGACCATGTTCAAGGACGCGACGCGGCGCGCCCTTCAGGCCGAACTCAGGCGGCACGAATTCTACAAAGGCGCGATCGATGGCGATTTCGGGCCGGGGACGCAGCGCAGCATCCGCACCGCCTACGGCCTTGGCGGGACGGAGGCAGGGCCATGA
- a CDS encoding caspase family protein, with the protein MAALLTAGSAFAQSADTPVTLQRPAEVLGLPGLSIDLTKPATQRYALVIGNGDYSYVPSLPNAVADARLIAGVLKRAGYVVQEYENLDRRGFEAALRRMIADTDKGSEIVIYYAGHGVQIGNSNRLIPVDAEIDTIYDLPFESVSLSSLLSIAGARSRSLVVILDSCRDNPFPDRDAIVGLDAIPQELRTGFAAQDSPVNSLIVFSTSPGAVALDGTGANSPFTEALNQAITAQPDAPMDEILRDVRRRVYVATGARQVPWESSSLVERVSFDSDPSVAGFHNAAAAIEGEATAGAAPEPLTISLPLDRKVEVGAALRNTAPGTLEDVVVTRPPSLGRLELRAGGQTRGLIPLTRFAEGVDDLIYANSRPELSALQMPNPLIRDEFEVTANGTAQTVQLTLTVDPCDFEAGDHLDPEGVGVARYPNEIEVAAALSACEAAVAREPTNGRFYYQLGRVYLALRDLDAAEASFDRARDFDHTRAWHALGMLEIARQQETAGAERLPAPETALALLAMGVDRGDPYAYHSLGLQLLEMSVDPSLKRQGFDLLSRSLEVGHTFSMNALGFYFLQENTDHYEPERGLRYIRESAERDDIYGYDNMGWIALNGAGGTTRDPGAALEWFRKASDGGHPRAPTSIGRMYFNGDVGGQPDFAEAVKWYDVGLSRGDAWGGANGAWVIANHQPAGYGSGQAAVRAAKAATLRNSEAVAAAEELLTTLPARELDAGAQALMLELGAEVTADGAFGPASEAALTDVAQRFGTQISSDPMERLKALARIYWTTNPFRVDLY; encoded by the coding sequence TTGGCGGCACTGCTAACGGCGGGTAGCGCCTTCGCGCAATCCGCCGACACACCGGTCACGCTGCAACGACCGGCCGAGGTGCTGGGTCTTCCGGGGCTGAGCATCGACCTGACCAAGCCCGCGACGCAGCGCTATGCGCTCGTGATCGGCAACGGTGACTACAGCTACGTGCCGTCGCTGCCGAATGCGGTCGCCGATGCCCGGCTGATCGCCGGCGTCCTCAAACGGGCCGGCTATGTCGTCCAGGAATACGAGAACCTCGACCGACGCGGCTTCGAAGCCGCGCTGAGGCGGATGATCGCCGATACCGACAAGGGGTCGGAGATCGTGATCTACTATGCCGGACACGGCGTCCAGATCGGCAATTCCAACCGGCTTATCCCGGTCGATGCCGAGATCGACACGATCTATGATCTGCCATTCGAATCCGTCTCGCTGTCGAGCCTCCTGTCGATTGCGGGCGCGCGGTCACGGTCGCTCGTCGTCATCCTCGACAGTTGCCGCGACAATCCCTTTCCCGACCGCGACGCGATCGTCGGGCTCGACGCAATTCCGCAGGAACTGAGGACCGGATTCGCGGCGCAGGATTCTCCAGTGAACTCGCTCATCGTCTTCTCGACTTCGCCGGGCGCGGTGGCGCTGGACGGTACCGGGGCGAACAGCCCGTTCACCGAGGCGCTGAACCAGGCGATCACGGCCCAGCCTGACGCGCCGATGGACGAGATCCTGCGCGATGTCCGCCGCCGCGTCTATGTCGCGACCGGAGCGCGTCAAGTGCCGTGGGAAAGCTCGTCACTGGTCGAGCGGGTCAGCTTTGATTCCGACCCGTCGGTCGCGGGGTTCCATAACGCCGCCGCGGCAATAGAAGGTGAGGCAACTGCCGGGGCCGCGCCCGAGCCGCTGACCATCAGCCTGCCGCTGGATCGCAAGGTCGAGGTGGGCGCGGCTCTGCGGAACACCGCGCCCGGAACGCTCGAAGACGTCGTGGTGACGCGGCCACCGAGCCTTGGCCGGCTCGAACTGCGAGCGGGCGGGCAGACGCGCGGGCTGATCCCGCTGACGCGGTTTGCCGAGGGCGTCGACGACCTGATCTATGCCAACAGCCGGCCAGAGCTTTCAGCGCTGCAGATGCCCAATCCGCTCATCAGGGATGAATTCGAGGTCACCGCGAACGGCACTGCGCAGACCGTGCAGCTGACGCTGACCGTCGATCCGTGCGATTTCGAGGCAGGCGACCATCTCGACCCCGAAGGGGTTGGCGTCGCACGGTATCCAAACGAGATCGAAGTCGCCGCAGCGCTGAGCGCCTGCGAGGCGGCTGTCGCGCGGGAGCCGACGAATGGCCGTTTCTATTATCAGTTGGGCCGCGTGTACCTCGCATTGCGCGATCTAGACGCGGCGGAGGCGAGCTTCGACCGCGCCCGCGATTTTGACCACACGCGGGCCTGGCACGCGCTCGGCATGCTGGAGATAGCTCGCCAGCAGGAAACCGCCGGGGCTGAGCGGCTGCCCGCCCCCGAAACCGCGCTGGCGCTTCTGGCAATGGGCGTCGACCGGGGCGATCCCTATGCCTATCACTCGCTTGGGCTGCAGCTTCTAGAAATGTCGGTCGATCCCTCGCTCAAGCGGCAGGGTTTCGACCTCCTGTCGCGCTCGCTCGAAGTGGGGCACACTTTTTCGATGAACGCGCTCGGTTTCTACTTCCTCCAGGAAAACACCGATCACTACGAGCCCGAGCGCGGCCTGCGCTACATTCGCGAAAGCGCCGAGCGCGATGACATCTACGGGTACGACAACATGGGCTGGATCGCGCTCAACGGCGCGGGCGGCACTACCCGCGACCCGGGGGCGGCGCTGGAGTGGTTCCGCAAGGCGTCCGACGGCGGCCATCCGCGCGCGCCGACGAGCATCGGGCGGATGTATTTCAATGGCGATGTCGGTGGTCAACCTGACTTCGCTGAGGCGGTAAAGTGGTACGATGTCGGGCTGAGCAGGGGCGATGCCTGGGGCGGCGCGAACGGCGCCTGGGTCATCGCCAACCATCAGCCAGCGGGCTACGGATCGGGTCAGGCCGCGGTTCGGGCCGCCAAGGCGGCGACGCTTCGCAACTCCGAGGCGGTAGCGGCAGCGGAGGAGCTTCTGACCACTCTGCCCGCCCGCGAGCTAGACGCGGGCGCGCAGGCGCTGATGCTCGAACTCGGCGCGGAGGTGACAGCCGACGGCGCCTTTGGGCCGGCAAGCGAGGCGGCGCTGACCGACGTCGCCCAGCGCTTCGGCACCCAAATTTCATCAGACCCCATGGAGCGCTTGAAGGCGCTGGCGCGGATATACTGGACGACGAATCCATTCCGGGTGGATCTCTACTGA
- a CDS encoding OmpA family protein codes for MRYIPVLVTAFLSAAMVAPACAQELTDAQLLELFNKQRDAFRAARESTTGRTRGLTLITVDDVAVATESPGLSQPDAGEASAGVSATDTGGVTVGALSPLSPAQTGRDQGLGTQETAAPQQVVFGSLAPELQINVHIRFAFDSAALSSDQLPQLEQLCTVMSGSDIELFRIVGHTDASGSFEYNERLSQLRAEEVQRYLVRDCGIAPGRLEAVGLGERFLADEVDPKAAENRRVEFQALS; via the coding sequence ATGCGATACATTCCGGTTCTGGTGACCGCTTTCCTGTCCGCCGCCATGGTCGCTCCGGCCTGCGCGCAGGAACTTACGGATGCCCAGTTACTGGAGCTTTTCAACAAGCAGCGCGACGCATTCCGCGCAGCGCGCGAAAGCACGACGGGCCGTACGCGCGGACTGACCCTGATCACAGTCGACGATGTCGCTGTCGCGACCGAAAGCCCCGGCCTGTCGCAGCCCGATGCCGGCGAGGCGAGCGCAGGCGTGTCCGCGACCGACACGGGTGGCGTGACCGTGGGCGCGCTATCGCCCCTTTCGCCTGCACAAACCGGGCGGGATCAGGGCCTTGGCACGCAGGAAACGGCCGCGCCCCAACAGGTTGTCTTCGGAAGTCTCGCCCCTGAGCTTCAGATCAACGTCCATATCCGTTTTGCCTTCGATTCCGCAGCGCTCTCTTCCGACCAGTTGCCGCAGCTCGAGCAGCTCTGCACCGTGATGAGTGGCAGCGACATCGAACTCTTCCGCATCGTGGGGCATACCGACGCCTCGGGCTCGTTCGAATACAATGAACGCCTTTCGCAGCTGCGCGCAGAGGAAGTGCAGCGCTACCTCGTCCGCGACTGCGGCATCGCGCCTGGACGGCTCGAAGCGGTCGGTCTGGGCGAGCGGTTCCTCGCCGACGAGGTCGACCCGAAGGCCGCCGAGAACCGGCGCGTGGAGTTCCAGGCGCTGAGCTGA
- a CDS encoding PP2C family protein-serine/threonine phosphatase — translation MRGATTVVPLPSSRRPAAHGAGMTHRGCLRTTNEDAILIDPTGRLWAVADGMGGYGNGGLASGIVIDSLEIIQDDEDADTALRFRLEEANDVIRARAESDGLGPMGATVVALIIADGTAHVAWAGDSRLYLARDGSLKLITRDHSVVQDLVERGEIGADMAEHHPESHIVTRAVGGAEVLEVDEVQVQLSEGDRLLLCSDGLPRCLDDGAIADVLGAEHSPEAASAKLVRAALDLGAPDNVSVIVIDVRKV, via the coding sequence ATGAGAGGTGCGACGACCGTCGTCCCCCTGCCGTCGTCACGTCGACCCGCGGCGCATGGCGCGGGCATGACGCATCGGGGTTGCCTGCGCACCACGAACGAGGACGCAATCCTGATCGACCCGACCGGCCGGCTCTGGGCCGTGGCCGACGGAATGGGGGGGTACGGCAACGGCGGTCTTGCTTCAGGCATCGTGATTGACAGCCTCGAGATCATTCAGGACGACGAGGACGCCGACACCGCGCTGCGCTTTCGCCTGGAAGAGGCCAATGACGTGATCCGCGCCCGCGCCGAAAGCGATGGGCTCGGTCCGATGGGCGCCACCGTGGTCGCGCTCATCATCGCAGATGGCACGGCGCATGTGGCCTGGGCGGGCGACAGCCGGCTCTATCTCGCGCGGGACGGCTCACTAAAGCTGATTACCCGCGATCATTCGGTCGTGCAGGACCTTGTCGAACGCGGCGAAATCGGCGCCGACATGGCTGAGCATCACCCCGAGTCCCACATCGTCACGCGCGCGGTGGGCGGAGCGGAGGTTCTCGAGGTCGATGAGGTGCAGGTGCAACTCTCGGAGGGCGACCGGCTGCTTCTATGTTCCGACGGGCTACCGCGCTGCCTGGATGACGGGGCGATCGCGGACGTCCTAGGCGCTGAACATTCGCCCGAGGCGGCAAGCGCCAAGCTGGTCCGCGCGGCGCTCGATCTCGGTGCGCCCGACAATGTCTCGGTCATCGTGATTGACGTCCGGAAGGTCTGA
- a CDS encoding M15 family metallopeptidase yields the protein MQGGGLIGPVIVAIGVVAAAIAFALVTTLLETADSGTELRLDRLQEEVQAASGERARLEAEVRRLTSDLARLREDMSLLANRAPAASAQPPAAAGGTTELPDEDFENPLPTEEMTEIMLLAKTRFNKAITQPRNRTMMEILGPPRDSYSTDCQPVTNARLKALMETREIGPIRVTMLRPALESLERIMTRLQKSDPDIYSAVGTAGAICARFIRGSTTSVSNHSWGTAIDLKLEGQLDPFADGGTQFGLLILAEYFNEEGWFWGATYSREDSMHFEVGEETLRAWKNEGRL from the coding sequence TTGCAGGGCGGTGGTCTGATCGGTCCGGTCATCGTAGCGATCGGTGTCGTAGCGGCGGCGATTGCTTTTGCCCTGGTGACGACACTTCTGGAAACCGCCGACAGCGGGACCGAGTTGCGCCTCGACCGGCTGCAGGAGGAGGTTCAGGCCGCATCGGGCGAGCGCGCGCGGCTGGAAGCCGAGGTCAGGCGCCTGACGAGCGACCTGGCGCGGTTGCGCGAGGATATGAGCCTCTTGGCCAATCGCGCGCCGGCTGCGAGCGCCCAGCCGCCAGCCGCAGCGGGCGGAACGACTGAACTGCCCGATGAGGATTTTGAGAATCCGCTGCCCACCGAGGAGATGACCGAAATCATGCTCCTGGCCAAGACGCGCTTCAACAAGGCCATCACCCAGCCGCGCAACCGGACGATGATGGAGATCCTAGGCCCGCCGCGCGACAGCTATTCGACCGACTGCCAGCCTGTGACGAACGCCCGGCTAAAGGCGCTTATGGAGACCCGCGAGATCGGGCCGATCCGGGTCACCATGCTGCGACCGGCGCTTGAAAGCCTCGAACGCATCATGACCCGGCTGCAGAAGAGCGACCCCGATATCTACTCCGCCGTCGGCACGGCGGGTGCCATCTGCGCGCGGTTCATCCGGGGTTCGACGACGTCGGTCTCGAACCATTCCTGGGGTACGGCGATCGATTTGAAGCTCGAGGGCCAGCTCGACCCCTTCGCCGATGGCGGCACGCAATTCGGGCTTTTGATTCTTGCCGAGTACTTCAACGAGGAAGGATGGTTCTGGGGCGCGACCTATAGCCGGGAGGATTCGATGCATTTCGAGGTCGGGGAAGAGACGCTGCGCGCCTGGAAGAACGAAGGCAGGCTCTAA